A single genomic interval of Fimbriimonadaceae bacterium harbors:
- a CDS encoding class I SAM-dependent methyltransferase produces the protein MPSPRLYDDLAWVWNYLSPPSHYAEEVESFRLRFAREGVSSQGSVLHLGSGGGSIDFHLKREYRVTGVDRSAAMIEVARAHNPEVEYVQGDLRDVRLGRTFDGVLLHDASTYMHTPEEMQAAFHTAAAHLEPNGVLIYLPEELRSRFVQHKTKVRTIGDADLSVTTLEVDFDPDPSDRTFETTFVFLIRREGELTVEHDTHTMGLWEIDELLPMLREAGFDAEIEPWELSDLEPGEAYPLITAVLVHPRFAGS, from the coding sequence GTGCCCTCTCCGCGCCTCTACGACGATCTGGCCTGGGTCTGGAACTACCTCAGCCCGCCGTCGCACTACGCGGAGGAGGTCGAGTCCTTCCGCCTCCGGTTCGCGCGCGAGGGCGTCTCTTCGCAAGGCTCCGTGCTGCACTTGGGAAGCGGCGGGGGGAGCATCGATTTCCATCTCAAGCGCGAGTACCGCGTGACGGGCGTGGACCGCAGCGCCGCCATGATCGAGGTCGCGAGGGCGCACAACCCCGAGGTCGAGTACGTCCAAGGCGACTTGCGCGACGTGCGCTTGGGGCGCACGTTCGACGGGGTGCTGCTCCACGACGCCAGCACCTACATGCACACCCCCGAGGAGATGCAGGCCGCGTTCCACACGGCCGCGGCGCACCTCGAACCCAACGGTGTCCTCATCTACCTTCCCGAAGAGCTGCGCTCCCGCTTCGTGCAACACAAGACGAAGGTGCGCACGATCGGCGATGCGGACCTCTCGGTCACGACCCTCGAAGTGGATTTCGACCCGGACCCCTCGGACCGCACGTTCGAAACGACGTTCGTGTTTCTGATTCGGCGCGAGGGGGAGCTGACGGTCGAGCACGACACGCACACGATGGGACTGTGGGAGATCGACGAACTGTTGCCGATGTTGCGCGAAGCGGGATTCGACGCGGAGATCGAGCCGTGGGAGTTGAGCGATTTGGAGCCGGGCGAGGCGTACCCGCTGATCACCGCCGTGTTGGTCCATCCACGCTTTGCGGGGTCCTGA